One part of the Alphaproteobacteria bacterium genome encodes these proteins:
- a CDS encoding alpha/beta fold hydrolase yields MATFVLVHGAWHGGWCWSRVTPHLRAAGHEVFTPTMTGFGERSHLLTPDVGLETNVTDIGNVLKWESLEDVILVGASYAGMVTTSVADRMPERIAALVYINAFIAADGVSQNDMLPDWRREMIEKEVAADPDAWRMPPPEPELIGVENPEDAAWIKAKMTIQSAKTFHDRARITGALDAITNRTYVRATGYRNSTFDANVAAYGEHPTWRAEILETSHDAMITAVDDVVRILKEVAASVSD; encoded by the coding sequence ATGGCCACGTTTGTTTTGGTTCACGGCGCCTGGCACGGCGGATGGTGCTGGTCACGGGTAACGCCGCATCTGCGCGCGGCCGGACATGAGGTCTTCACGCCGACGATGACCGGGTTCGGCGAACGGTCGCACCTGCTGACGCCGGATGTGGGGCTGGAGACGAACGTCACCGACATCGGCAACGTCCTGAAATGGGAATCCCTTGAGGATGTGATTCTGGTAGGCGCGAGTTACGCCGGCATGGTGACGACCAGCGTCGCCGACCGGATGCCCGAACGGATCGCGGCGCTGGTGTATATCAACGCCTTCATCGCCGCCGACGGGGTCTCCCAGAACGACATGCTGCCCGACTGGCGCCGCGAGATGATCGAGAAAGAGGTGGCCGCGGACCCGGACGCCTGGCGGATGCCGCCGCCCGAACCGGAGCTGATCGGGGTGGAAAACCCCGAGGATGCCGCCTGGATCAAGGCCAAGATGACGATCCAGTCTGCCAAGACATTCCATGACAGGGCCAGAATCACGGGCGCGCTGGATGCGATCACCAACCGCACCTATGTCCGCGCGACCGGCTATCGCAACTCCACCTTCGACGCGAATGTCGCCGCGTATGGCGAACATCCGACATGGCGTGCAGAGATCCTCGAAACCAGCCATGACGCCATGATCACCGCGGTCGACGATGTGGTGCGAATCCTGAAGGAAGTTGCCGCCAGCGTATCGGACTGA
- a CDS encoding sigma-54 dependent transcriptional regulator, which produces MMSTRPKILLVEDTLPLAHTYQEYLRAQPYDITHVETGGDALDQIANGAPDMLLLDLELPDMNGMDILKHLSDNEIPIPVVVITAHGSIGIAVSAMQAGAKDFLVKPFSADRLRVTVANTIEAAQLAGIVAEYREEIDRDSFGDFVGRSLAMLNLYRILESAAPSDATVFITGESGTGKELCAQAIHQYSRRSRGQLVPINCGAIPAELMESELFGHVRGAFTGATSDRIGAVEAADGGTLFLDEIGEMKLDLQVKLLRFLQSQEFMRVGESKTRSVSTRIVCATNRDPQLEVREGRLREDLFYRLHVVPVSVPPLRDRENDPLVLAEHFLHVYGKEERKEFDGFSREAAAAIVSYEWPGNVRELQNVIRNMVVMNPGGEVPASMLPPQIASLAPGGGVSDGGSLQMASPQHDTDTSGATPAANAPDDIRPLEDMERDAIERAIELCEGNVRMAATYLEVSPATLYRKRAKWDETDPSADPE; this is translated from the coding sequence ATCATGAGCACACGTCCGAAAATACTCCTGGTCGAGGATACATTGCCCCTCGCCCACACCTACCAGGAGTATCTGCGCGCCCAGCCTTACGACATCACCCATGTCGAGACCGGCGGCGACGCGCTGGACCAGATCGCCAACGGTGCCCCCGACATGCTGTTGCTGGATCTCGAACTGCCCGACATGAACGGCATGGATATCCTGAAACATCTTTCGGACAACGAAATTCCGATCCCGGTGGTCGTGATCACCGCGCATGGCTCGATCGGCATTGCCGTCTCGGCGATGCAGGCCGGCGCGAAGGATTTTCTGGTCAAGCCGTTCAGCGCCGACCGGCTTCGCGTCACCGTGGCCAACACCATCGAGGCCGCCCAACTCGCGGGAATCGTAGCCGAATACCGCGAGGAGATCGACCGAGACTCCTTCGGCGATTTCGTCGGGCGATCCCTGGCGATGCTTAATCTTTATCGAATTCTCGAATCCGCCGCGCCCAGCGATGCCACCGTCTTCATTACCGGCGAGAGCGGCACCGGCAAGGAGCTCTGTGCCCAGGCGATCCATCAATACAGCCGCCGCTCGCGCGGTCAGCTTGTCCCCATCAATTGCGGAGCGATTCCCGCGGAGCTCATGGAAAGCGAGCTCTTCGGCCACGTACGCGGCGCGTTCACCGGTGCGACGAGCGACCGGATCGGTGCGGTCGAGGCCGCCGACGGCGGAACATTGTTTCTCGACGAAATCGGCGAAATGAAGCTCGACCTCCAGGTCAAGCTTCTGCGCTTCCTTCAGTCCCAGGAGTTCATGCGTGTCGGCGAAAGCAAGACCCGCAGTGTCAGCACCCGGATCGTTTGCGCGACCAACCGCGACCCGCAACTCGAAGTGCGCGAGGGCCGTCTGCGCGAGGATCTCTTCTACCGGCTCCACGTCGTCCCGGTTTCCGTGCCGCCCCTGCGTGACCGCGAGAACGACCCGTTGGTTCTGGCCGAGCATTTCCTGCATGTCTATGGCAAGGAAGAGCGGAAGGAATTCGACGGCTTCTCCCGAGAGGCCGCGGCGGCGATTGTCAGCTATGAGTGGCCCGGCAATGTGCGTGAATTGCAGAACGTCATCCGCAACATGGTCGTGATGAACCCCGGCGGCGAAGTGCCGGCCTCGATGCTGCCGCCGCAGATCGCGAGCCTGGCGCCGGGCGGCGGGGTTTCGGACGGCGGGTCCCTGCAAATGGCCTCGCCGCAGCACGACACCGATACGTCGGGCGCAACGCCCGCCGCCAACGCGCCGGACGACATCCGGCCCCTGGAGGATATGGAACGCGACGCGATCGAACGGGCGATCGAGTTGTGCGAAGGCAATGTGCGGATGGCGGCAACCTATCTTGAGGTGTCCCCCGCGACCCTGTACCGCAAACGCGCCAAATGGGACGAAACAGACCCGTCGGCCGACCCGGAATAA
- a CDS encoding reductive dehalogenase domain-containing protein: protein MHLLKNGNRPFHLGAFPLETLPRDDALGAMEISRSAAPPAGDRAASPLLGEVTRGFRDMFAQFASGDVAPETAPETDDEERCRVDILGAAYFLDASQAGICLIPESAWRTGTTPPDHSHAIVIMVEHSRIPEDEPLSAEWTGPAVVDAAEMRATEIAVNIAGHIRLMGYDARADVPGNRMLDEARLAVLAGIAIRNQDDSLANPYIERFTIAVVSTSYQLACDRPLAVNAMNAKGLRYWWGINDARSGRERNRRAKRPSHASRYPMETVKRVDRPTTLILDDEVPRVPKRAAFFERALQGDLGDKAQRERARFATKHPLARSMVSLIRAMVPHQDGKPAAAPDMTKYADPAQNTKALKALSYFLGADLTGICEIPRYAWYSHKDDGTEIEMYHKYAVVMLIDQGFDTMEGASGDDWISGAQSMRGYQRGAEIAGVMAHMLGKLGFPARAQTNADSDVLQIPLVLLAGLGEMSRIGELVLNPFVGPRFKSVVLTTDMPLETDKPIDFGLQTFCNNCLKCARECPCDAIPFGDKVMFNGYEIWKPDAERCARYRVTNPHGSACGRCMKTCPINKVVDTDGPLLTRLASWMGVNALFLKPIMVPIATWLDDALGNGRRNLNKKWWFDHEVVGDRTVTPKGVNRREIDPSRKVDPAKQRMAYYHANMMPPPDTPVPVPVDRKAAVAAGALVETPDEARARVAAGNPAPSHYTPTPPVGAGPAKKLAANPYAADFKDVKSADAD from the coding sequence ATGCATCTTCTGAAGAACGGAAACCGACCGTTTCACCTGGGCGCCTTTCCGCTGGAAACGCTGCCCCGCGACGATGCGCTGGGCGCCATGGAGATATCCCGATCAGCCGCCCCGCCCGCCGGTGACCGCGCGGCCTCGCCATTGCTTGGTGAAGTCACGCGCGGGTTTCGCGACATGTTCGCGCAGTTCGCCAGCGGCGACGTTGCCCCGGAGACGGCGCCGGAGACGGATGATGAAGAACGCTGCCGGGTGGACATCCTGGGGGCGGCGTACTTTCTCGACGCAAGCCAGGCCGGAATCTGTCTGATCCCCGAGAGCGCATGGCGCACAGGCACGACACCGCCGGATCATAGCCACGCGATCGTCATCATGGTCGAGCACAGCCGGATACCCGAAGACGAACCACTTTCGGCGGAATGGACCGGGCCGGCGGTCGTGGATGCAGCCGAAATGCGCGCTACGGAAATCGCGGTCAATATCGCGGGGCATATCCGGTTGATGGGCTATGACGCACGCGCCGACGTTCCCGGCAACCGGATGCTCGATGAGGCGCGTCTCGCGGTGCTGGCCGGCATCGCCATCCGAAACCAAGACGACAGCCTCGCGAACCCCTATATCGAGCGTTTTACCATCGCGGTCGTCTCCACCTCGTATCAACTCGCATGCGACCGGCCGCTGGCCGTCAACGCCATGAACGCAAAGGGCCTGCGCTATTGGTGGGGCATCAACGACGCTCGGTCCGGCCGCGAACGCAACCGCCGTGCAAAACGTCCGTCACATGCCAGCCGCTACCCGATGGAAACCGTCAAGCGCGTGGATCGGCCCACCACACTGATCCTCGACGACGAAGTACCCCGGGTCCCGAAGCGGGCGGCCTTCTTTGAACGCGCACTCCAGGGCGATCTCGGTGACAAGGCACAGCGCGAACGCGCCCGTTTCGCCACCAAGCATCCCCTCGCCCGCTCGATGGTCTCCTTGATCCGGGCCATGGTGCCGCATCAGGATGGCAAGCCCGCCGCCGCGCCGGATATGACCAAATACGCAGACCCGGCACAGAACACCAAGGCCCTGAAGGCATTATCCTATTTCCTTGGGGCCGACCTGACAGGGATCTGCGAGATACCCCGCTACGCATGGTACTCCCACAAGGATGACGGCACCGAAATCGAGATGTATCACAAATATGCAGTCGTGATGCTGATCGACCAGGGCTTCGACACCATGGAGGGGGCCAGCGGCGACGACTGGATATCTGGTGCCCAGTCGATGCGCGGCTATCAGCGCGGCGCGGAAATCGCAGGCGTGATGGCCCATATGCTCGGCAAGTTAGGTTTCCCGGCCCGCGCCCAGACCAATGCCGACAGCGACGTCCTGCAAATACCCCTGGTTCTGCTCGCCGGGCTTGGCGAGATGAGCCGTATCGGCGAACTGGTGCTGAACCCGTTTGTCGGGCCGAGGTTCAAATCCGTTGTCCTGACCACCGACATGCCGCTCGAAACCGACAAGCCTATCGATTTCGGCCTCCAGACCTTCTGCAACAACTGTCTCAAATGCGCGCGCGAATGTCCCTGCGACGCGATCCCCTTCGGCGACAAGGTGATGTTCAACGGCTATGAAATCTGGAAGCCGGACGCCGAGCGTTGCGCGCGCTACCGGGTCACCAATCCACACGGGTCTGCTTGCGGACGCTGCATGAAAACCTGTCCCATCAACAAGGTGGTCGATACGGACGGACCTTTGCTGACCCGCCTGGCGAGCTGGATGGGCGTCAATGCCCTGTTCCTCAAGCCGATCATGGTCCCCATCGCCACATGGCTGGACGATGCGCTCGGCAACGGTCGCCGAAACCTGAACAAGAAATGGTGGTTCGACCATGAAGTCGTCGGCGACCGGACCGTCACGCCCAAGGGCGTCAACCGGCGCGAGATCGACCCCTCGCGGAAGGTCGATCCGGCGAAACAACGCATGGCCTATTACCATGCCAACATGATGCCGCCGCCCGACACGCCCGTTCCCGTCCCCGTGGATCGCAAGGCGGCCGTGGCAGCCGGTGCATTGGTGGAGACACCCGATGAAGCCAGGGCCCGCGTGGCTGCCGGCAACCCGGCCCCGTCCCACTACACGCCGACGCCCCCTGTCGGTGCGGGACCGGCGAAGAAATTGGCGGCGAACCCCTATGCGGCCGACTTCAAGGACGTGAAATCCGCCGACGCCGACTGA